In a genomic window of Phaenicophaeus curvirostris isolate KB17595 chromosome Z, BPBGC_Pcur_1.0, whole genome shotgun sequence:
- the RPS23 gene encoding small ribosomal subunit protein uS12, producing the protein MGKCRGLRTARKLRSHRRDQKWHDKQYKKAHLGTALKANPFGGASHAKGIVLEKVGVEAKQPNSAIRKCVRVQLIKNGKKITAFVPNDGCLNFIEENDEVLVAGFGRKGHAVGDIPGVRFKVVKVANVSLLALYKGKKERPRS; encoded by the exons ATGG GGAAGTGCCGTGGGCTCCGCACCGCCCGGAAGCTCCGCAGCCACCGCCGCGACCAGAAGTGGCACGACAAGCAGTACAAGAAGGCCCACCTGGGCACGGCCCTGAAGGCCAATCCCTTCGGTGGCGCCTCCCACGCCAAGGGCATCGTCCTGGAGAAAGT TGGAGTGGAAGCTAAACAGCCCAACTCTGCCATCAGGAAGTGTGTTAGAGTCCAGCTGATCAAGAAtggtaaaaaaataacagcttttgTTCCCAACGATGGGTGCCTGAACTTCATTGag GAGAATGATGAAGTTCTGGTCGCTGGTTTTGGTCGGAAGGGTCATGCCGTTGGTGACATTCCTGGAGTTCGCTTCAAGGTTGTCAAAGTGGCCAATGTTTCTCTGTTGGCCTTGTACAAGGGCAAGAAAGAGAGACCAAGATCATAA